A single Venturia canescens isolate UGA chromosome 1, ASM1945775v1, whole genome shotgun sequence DNA region contains:
- the LOC122414806 gene encoding elongation of very long chain fatty acids protein AAEL008004-like isoform X2: protein MSIIMHYVDRLHEIMDKHADPRTSHWFLISSPFPTLFICLAYVYVVKVLGPKLMENRKPFQLREVLIAYNLFQVMFSAWIFWECLMGGWWSHYSFRCQAVDYSTSPMAMRMAHACWWYYFSKFTEFFDTIFFVLRKKNNHVSALHVIHHGCMPMSVWFGVKFTPGGHSSFFGLLNTFVHIIMYSYYLLAAMGPSIQPYLWWKKYLTALQMVQFVLVMAHAFQLLFIECNYPKAFVWWIGLHAIMFFTLFNEFYKQSYAKEEKSKRNKIETRVEAGAKASNGSVVNGKSAGITNGDGVNSRRRDAADYYVKGESLAASEMHLRKSYTATE from the exons ATGTCGATCATAATGCACTATGTTGATCGGCTCCACGAAATTATGGATAAACATGCAG ACCCACGAACGAGTCACTGGTTCCTCATATCTTCGCCGTTCCCTACACTTTTCATCTGCCTGGCCTACGTTTACGTCGTCAAAGTACTTGGACCAAAGTTAATGGAGAatcgaaaaccatttcaaCTCAGAGAAGTTTTGATAGCTTATAATCTCTTCCAAGTCATGTTTTCAGCGTGGATATTTTGGGAG TGCCTGATGGGCGGATGGTGGAGCCATTATAGTTTCCGTTGTCAGGCGGTGGACTATTCGACCAGCCCAATGGCAATGAGG ATGGCTCACGCTTGTTGGTGGTACTACTTTTCCAAATTCACGGAGTTCTTCGATACG ATCTTCTTTGTCCTGAGAAAGAAGAATAATCACGTATCGGCTCTTCACGTCATTCATCACGGCTGCATGCCGATGTCGGTGTGGTTCGGCGTTAAATTTACTCCCG GTGGCCACTCGTCATTCTTCGGTCTTTTGAACACTTTCGTCCACATCATCATGTACTCGTACTATCTTCTCGCCGCAATGGGACCATCGATCCAGCCTTATCTCTGGTGGAAGAAATATTTGACTGCCCTTCAAATGGTGCAATTCGTCCTCGTGATGGCTCACGCGTTCCAGCTCCTGTTCATCGAGTGCAACTATCCGAAAGCTTTCGTATGGTGGATCGGACTTCACgctataatgttcttcacatTGTTCAACGAATTTTACAAGCAGAGCTACGCGAAGGAGGAGAAATCAAAGAGAAACAAGATTGAAACGAGAGTTGAAGCCGGAGCTAAAGCGTCCAACGGGAGTGTCGTCAATGGCAAGAGCGCTGGTATTACGAACGGGGATGGCGTCAACTCGAGGCGAAGAGATGCTGCCGATTATTACGTTAAGGGTGAAAGTCTCGCCGCGAGCGAGATGCACCTACGAAAATCATATACCGCGACTGAGTGA
- the LOC122414806 gene encoding elongation of very long chain fatty acids protein AAEL008004-like isoform X3, giving the protein MSIIMHYVDRLHEIMDKHADPRTSHWFLISSPFPTLFICLAYVYVVKVLGPKLMENRKPFQLREVLIAYNLFQVMFSAWIFWECLMGGWWSHYSFRCQAVDYSTSPMAMRLAMSGWITGDYSLKCQPIDKSNGRQAMRMAHACWWYYFSKFTEFFDTIFFVLRKKNNHVSALHVIHHGCMPMSVWFGVKFTPGGHSSFFGLLNTFVHIIMYSYYLLAAMGPSIQPYLWWKKYLTALQMVQFVLVMAHAFQLLFIECNYPKAFVWWIGLHAIMFFTLFNEFYKQSYAKEEKSKRNKIETRVEAGAKASNGSVVNGKSAGITNGDGVNSRRRDAADYYVKGESLAASEMHLRKSYTATE; this is encoded by the exons ATGTCGATCATAATGCACTATGTTGATCGGCTCCACGAAATTATGGATAAACATGCAG ACCCACGAACGAGTCACTGGTTCCTCATATCTTCGCCGTTCCCTACACTTTTCATCTGCCTGGCCTACGTTTACGTCGTCAAAGTACTTGGACCAAAGTTAATGGAGAatcgaaaaccatttcaaCTCAGAGAAGTTTTGATAGCTTATAATCTCTTCCAAGTCATGTTTTCAGCGTGGATATTTTGGGAG TGCCTGATGGGCGGATGGTGGAGCCATTATAGTTTCCGTTGTCAGGCGGTGGACTATTCGACCAGCCCAATGGCAATGAGG CTAGCAATGAGCGGATGGATTACTGGAGACTACTCTCTAAAGTGTCAGCCGATAGACAAGAGCAACGGACGTCAAGCTATGCGG ATGGCTCACGCTTGTTGGTGGTACTACTTTTCCAAATTCACGGAGTTCTTCGATACG ATCTTCTTTGTCCTGAGAAAGAAGAATAATCACGTATCGGCTCTTCACGTCATTCATCACGGCTGCATGCCGATGTCGGTGTGGTTCGGCGTTAAATTTACTCCCG GTGGCCACTCGTCATTCTTCGGTCTTTTGAACACTTTCGTCCACATCATCATGTACTCGTACTATCTTCTCGCCGCAATGGGACCATCGATCCAGCCTTATCTCTGGTGGAAGAAATATTTGACTGCCCTTCAAATGGTGCAATTCGTCCTCGTGATGGCTCACGCGTTCCAGCTCCTGTTCATCGAGTGCAACTATCCGAAAGCTTTCGTATGGTGGATCGGACTTCACgctataatgttcttcacatTGTTCAACGAATTTTACAAGCAGAGCTACGCGAAGGAGGAGAAATCAAAGAGAAACAAGATTGAAACGAGAGTTGAAGCCGGAGCTAAAGCGTCCAACGGGAGTGTCGTCAATGGCAAGAGCGCTGGTATTACGAACGGGGATGGCGTCAACTCGAGGCGAAGAGATGCTGCCGATTATTACGTTAAGGGTGAAAGTCTCGCCGCGAGCGAGATGCACCTACGAAAATCATATACCGCGACTGAGTGA
- the LOC122414806 gene encoding elongation of very long chain fatty acids protein AAEL008004-like isoform X1: MSIIMHYVDRLHEIMDKHADPRTSHWFLISSPFPTLFICLAYVYVVKVLGPKLMENRKPFQLREVLIAYNLFQVMFSAWIFWELAMSGWITGDYSLKCQPIDKSNGRQAMRMAHACWWYYFSKFTEFFDTIFFVLRKKNNHVSALHVIHHGCMPMSVWFGVKFTPGGHSSFFGLLNTFVHIIMYSYYLLAAMGPSIQPYLWWKKYLTALQMVQFVLVMAHAFQLLFIECNYPKAFVWWIGLHAIMFFTLFNEFYKQSYAKEEKSKRNKIETRVEAGAKASNGSVVNGKSAGITNGDGVNSRRRDAADYYVKGESLAASEMHLRKSYTATE, from the exons ATGTCGATCATAATGCACTATGTTGATCGGCTCCACGAAATTATGGATAAACATGCAG ACCCACGAACGAGTCACTGGTTCCTCATATCTTCGCCGTTCCCTACACTTTTCATCTGCCTGGCCTACGTTTACGTCGTCAAAGTACTTGGACCAAAGTTAATGGAGAatcgaaaaccatttcaaCTCAGAGAAGTTTTGATAGCTTATAATCTCTTCCAAGTCATGTTTTCAGCGTGGATATTTTGGGAG CTAGCAATGAGCGGATGGATTACTGGAGACTACTCTCTAAAGTGTCAGCCGATAGACAAGAGCAACGGACGTCAAGCTATGCGG ATGGCTCACGCTTGTTGGTGGTACTACTTTTCCAAATTCACGGAGTTCTTCGATACG ATCTTCTTTGTCCTGAGAAAGAAGAATAATCACGTATCGGCTCTTCACGTCATTCATCACGGCTGCATGCCGATGTCGGTGTGGTTCGGCGTTAAATTTACTCCCG GTGGCCACTCGTCATTCTTCGGTCTTTTGAACACTTTCGTCCACATCATCATGTACTCGTACTATCTTCTCGCCGCAATGGGACCATCGATCCAGCCTTATCTCTGGTGGAAGAAATATTTGACTGCCCTTCAAATGGTGCAATTCGTCCTCGTGATGGCTCACGCGTTCCAGCTCCTGTTCATCGAGTGCAACTATCCGAAAGCTTTCGTATGGTGGATCGGACTTCACgctataatgttcttcacatTGTTCAACGAATTTTACAAGCAGAGCTACGCGAAGGAGGAGAAATCAAAGAGAAACAAGATTGAAACGAGAGTTGAAGCCGGAGCTAAAGCGTCCAACGGGAGTGTCGTCAATGGCAAGAGCGCTGGTATTACGAACGGGGATGGCGTCAACTCGAGGCGAAGAGATGCTGCCGATTATTACGTTAAGGGTGAAAGTCTCGCCGCGAGCGAGATGCACCTACGAAAATCATATACCGCGACTGAGTGA